The following proteins are co-located in the Mesorhizobium australicum WSM2073 genome:
- a CDS encoding LysR family transcriptional regulator → MDRDLLSHLPVIIAVARRGGFALAAAELGMSPSAVSHAVRLVEERIGQPLFARTTRSVSLTEAGKALVETAAPALQDIAERMDRIRSVKGRPSGLLRINASNIAMPLAVTPVVAAMAERYPDITVEIFADQGLVDIVGEGFDAGIRLGEMIAQDMVAIRLTQPFKAVIVASPAYIGQHGRPRSVADLANHNCIGYRLVRSGALYRWDLTWDGKDVVMETSGTAIVTDSLAAIDLALAGVGLAYMFEPLARADLAAGRLVQVLPQSAIEEPGLFLYFPRRAAMAPKLRAFIDTANEIGRASQRMSGRKNTGEMDR, encoded by the coding sequence ATGGACCGGGATCTGCTCAGCCATCTGCCTGTCATCATTGCGGTCGCCCGGCGCGGCGGTTTTGCCCTTGCCGCGGCCGAACTGGGCATGAGCCCTTCGGCGGTCAGCCATGCAGTGCGCCTCGTCGAGGAGCGGATCGGCCAGCCGCTGTTTGCGCGCACGACGCGCAGCGTTTCGCTCACCGAGGCGGGCAAGGCGCTGGTGGAAACGGCGGCCCCTGCCCTTCAGGATATCGCCGAGCGGATGGATCGTATCCGCAGCGTCAAGGGTAGGCCGTCCGGGCTGCTCAGGATCAACGCCTCCAACATCGCAATGCCGTTGGCGGTGACGCCGGTCGTGGCGGCGATGGCCGAGCGATATCCCGACATCACGGTCGAGATTTTTGCTGATCAAGGGTTGGTCGACATCGTCGGCGAAGGTTTTGACGCCGGCATCCGGCTCGGCGAGATGATCGCCCAGGACATGGTGGCCATCCGACTGACGCAGCCCTTCAAAGCCGTTATCGTCGCCTCGCCCGCCTATATCGGGCAACATGGCCGTCCGCGCAGCGTGGCCGATCTCGCGAACCACAATTGCATCGGATACCGTCTCGTTCGCTCCGGTGCCCTCTATCGCTGGGATTTGACCTGGGACGGCAAGGACGTGGTCATGGAAACCAGCGGTACGGCCATCGTGACGGATTCGCTTGCGGCAATCGACCTGGCTCTCGCCGGAGTGGGCCTTGCCTACATGTTCGAGCCGCTGGCGCGCGCCGATCTCGCGGCCGGTCGCCTGGTGCAGGTTCTGCCGCAATCGGCGATCGAGGAACCCGGCCTTTTCCTCTACTTTCCGCGTCGCGCGGCGATGGCGCCCAAACTCAGGGCCTTTATCGACACCGCGAACGAAATCGGCCGGGCATCCCAGCGGATGTCCGGCCGAAAAAACACAGGCGAAATGGACCGGTAA
- a CDS encoding nuclear transport factor 2 family protein has product MNALKHATFAAGLALAPLDAGGAEPMGWQALADDRAIIRIADAIDRAVDAQDWKRARSYFADRVTADFSSLSGQPAANIASDDLIGAWAGNLKGSKTSLHLRTNHQVVLEADTATVLSNGYAWNRMEGNGDPLWEVWGTYEHHLTRSAAGWKVDGFTFRMTHERGNPWVKATPGQ; this is encoded by the coding sequence ATGAACGCCTTGAAACACGCTACCTTCGCCGCAGGGCTTGCCTTGGCGCCGCTCGACGCCGGCGGGGCCGAACCGATGGGCTGGCAGGCGCTTGCCGATGACCGCGCCATCATCCGCATCGCCGATGCCATCGACCGCGCCGTCGACGCGCAGGACTGGAAACGCGCGCGCAGCTATTTCGCGGATCGGGTCACCGCCGACTTCAGCAGCCTGTCCGGGCAGCCCGCGGCCAACATCGCCTCCGACGATCTGATCGGCGCTTGGGCCGGCAATCTCAAAGGCAGCAAGACCAGCCTGCATCTGCGCACCAATCACCAGGTCGTCCTTGAAGCGGACACGGCGACCGTTCTGTCGAACGGCTACGCCTGGAACCGGATGGAGGGCAATGGCGACCCGCTCTGGGAGGTCTGGGGCACGTATGAGCATCACCTCACGCGCTCCGCGGCTGGCTGGAAGGTCGATGGCTTCACCTTCCGCATGACGCATGAGCGCGGCAATCCCTGGGTCAAGGCGACACCTGGCCAATGA
- a CDS encoding aldo/keto reductase translates to MTMSYYTLGNSGLRVSRLALGTMTFGTEWGWGADRDTARAMFDAYVEAGGNFFDTADLYTGGTAETWLGEFVAERGLRDKAVIATKFTMNSNPGNPNAGGNGRKNIMRAVDASLKRLGTDYIDLYLMHIWDRLTPAEEVLRTLDDLVRAGKIRHIGLSDVPAWYAGRAQAIAELRGYEPISALQLEYSLAERAIEHEFVPFGTRHGAGIMVWSPLASGLLSGKYRPAQAGNAGRLDGFRNTTHPGFQKFSEHNWAVVAELEKVAAELGRGMAQVALNWVATQPGVATVILGATRLSQLQDNLAALDFSIPPALRQRLDKVSGTPAPFPHSYFGPEIQVRVAGGVVTGDKPSGYALPVVVEGEAVAISSN, encoded by the coding sequence ATGACGATGAGCTACTACACACTCGGCAACAGCGGGCTGCGCGTCAGCCGGCTGGCACTGGGCACGATGACTTTCGGGACGGAATGGGGCTGGGGCGCGGACCGGGATACGGCGCGCGCGATGTTCGACGCCTATGTCGAGGCCGGGGGCAATTTCTTCGACACCGCCGACCTTTACACCGGCGGCACGGCCGAGACCTGGCTCGGTGAATTTGTGGCCGAGCGGGGCTTGCGCGACAAGGCGGTGATCGCCACCAAATTCACCATGAACTCGAACCCCGGCAATCCGAACGCCGGCGGCAATGGCCGCAAGAACATCATGCGTGCCGTCGACGCATCGCTGAAGCGGCTGGGTACCGACTATATCGATCTCTATCTCATGCATATCTGGGACAGGCTGACGCCGGCCGAAGAAGTGCTGCGTACGCTCGACGATCTGGTTCGGGCAGGCAAGATACGTCACATCGGCCTGTCCGACGTGCCGGCCTGGTATGCCGGGCGGGCGCAGGCGATCGCCGAACTGCGCGGCTATGAGCCGATCTCGGCGTTGCAGCTTGAATACTCCCTGGCGGAGCGTGCCATCGAGCATGAATTCGTGCCGTTCGGGACACGCCATGGCGCCGGCATCATGGTCTGGAGCCCGCTGGCAAGCGGACTGCTAAGTGGCAAATACCGCCCGGCGCAGGCGGGCAATGCCGGCCGGCTCGACGGCTTCCGCAACACCACCCACCCAGGCTTCCAGAAATTCAGCGAGCACAACTGGGCTGTGGTGGCGGAGCTGGAGAAAGTCGCCGCCGAACTCGGCCGCGGCATGGCTCAGGTCGCGCTGAACTGGGTGGCGACTCAGCCAGGAGTTGCCACCGTCATTCTCGGAGCAACGCGGCTTTCGCAGCTGCAGGATAATCTTGCGGCGCTCGATTTCTCCATACCGCCCGCGCTTCGCCAGCGCCTGGACAAGGTGAGCGGCACGCCGGCACCGTTCCCGCATTCTTATTTCGGTCCCGAGATCCAGGTCCGTGTCGCGGGCGGTGTCGTGACCGGCGACAAGCCGTCAGGCTACGCATTGCCGGTCGTGGTCGAAGGCGAGGCGGTTGCCATCAGCAGCAACTGA
- the pyrH gene encoding UMP kinase, whose translation MTVKPRYRRVLLKASGEALMGEQHFGIDVSVVDRIAGDIAEARALGIEVGVVIGGGNIFRGVAVASKGGDRVTGDHMGMLATVINSLALRTSLNKIGVDAVVLSAIAMPELCESFSQRQATAYMNQGKVVIFAGGTGNPFFTTDSAAALRAAEIGADALFKGTQVDGVYSADPKKDPNATRFERISHAEVINRGLSIMDTAAIALARENNIPIIVYSIHEKGGFGDILRGGGRCTVVADE comes from the coding sequence ATGACGGTCAAGCCCCGCTACCGACGTGTTCTGCTGAAAGCTTCGGGCGAAGCGTTGATGGGCGAACAGCATTTCGGCATCGACGTCTCGGTCGTCGACCGCATCGCAGGCGACATTGCCGAGGCCCGTGCGCTGGGCATCGAGGTGGGTGTCGTTATCGGCGGCGGCAATATCTTTCGCGGCGTGGCGGTCGCCTCCAAGGGAGGCGACCGCGTTACCGGCGATCACATGGGCATGCTTGCCACGGTCATCAATTCGCTGGCGTTGCGCACGTCGCTGAACAAGATCGGTGTCGATGCCGTCGTGCTGTCCGCAATTGCCATGCCCGAGCTTTGCGAGAGTTTTTCGCAGCGCCAGGCGACCGCCTACATGAACCAGGGCAAGGTGGTGATCTTCGCCGGCGGCACCGGCAATCCGTTCTTCACCACTGATTCGGCGGCGGCACTTCGCGCGGCCGAAATCGGCGCCGACGCGCTGTTCAAGGGTACACAGGTTGACGGCGTCTATTCGGCCGACCCGAAAAAGGACCCGAATGCGACACGTTTCGAGCGCATCAGCCACGCCGAAGTCATAAATCGCGGCCTTTCCATCATGGATACCGCTGCGATTGCACTTGCGCGCGAAAACAACATTCCGATAATCGTCTATTCGATCCACGAAAAGGGTGGTTTCGGCGATATTCTAAGGGGCGGCGGCCGCTGCACGGTCGTCGCGGACGAATGA
- the frr gene encoding ribosome recycling factor, with product MSGEYDDLKRRMDGAIAAFKHDLASLRTGRASSNLLDAIQVQAYGTTMPINQVANVSVPEPRMISVSVWDKSMVGAVDRAIRESNLGFNPIVDGTNLRIPLPELNEQRRKELVKISHGYAENARVAARHVRRDGMDFLKKAEKDGDISEDDQRKRSDQVQKLTDETISTIDHLLSDKEAEIMQV from the coding sequence ATGAGTGGTGAGTACGACGATCTGAAGCGGCGCATGGATGGGGCCATCGCCGCGTTCAAGCATGACCTGGCTTCGCTGCGGACCGGTCGCGCCTCCAGCAATCTGCTCGATGCGATCCAGGTGCAGGCCTATGGCACCACCATGCCGATCAACCAGGTGGCCAACGTTTCGGTGCCGGAGCCGCGCATGATCTCGGTCTCGGTCTGGGACAAATCGATGGTCGGCGCGGTCGACCGCGCGATCCGGGAATCCAATCTGGGCTTCAACCCGATCGTCGACGGCACCAATCTGAGGATTCCGCTGCCGGAGCTCAACGAACAGCGCCGCAAGGAACTGGTCAAGATCTCGCACGGCTACGCAGAGAACGCCCGTGTCGCCGCGCGCCATGTGCGCCGCGACGGCATGGATTTCCTGAAGAAGGCGGAGAAGGACGGCGACATCAGCGAGGACGATCAGCGCAAGCGTTCCGACCAGGTCCAGAAACTTACCGACGAAACCATCAGCACCATCGATCATCTGCTTTCCGACAAGGAAGCTGAAATCATGCAGGTTTAG
- a CDS encoding isoprenyl transferase, translating into MTTPAHVAIIMDGNGRWAKARGMPRLAGHRAGVEALRKAVRAAPDLGISFLTVYAFSSENWSRPKSEVSDLMGLLKLFIRRDLAELHQSGVRVRIIGDRTGLQADIRGLLDEAESLTIHNTSLTLVIAFNYGGRDEIVRTARKLAAAVARGEMDSEAISAESFAGSLDTQGIPDPELVIRTSGELRLSNFLLWQAAYSELVFLPCYWPDFNREHFAEALREYAGRERRFGGLGPQDVASRPAAG; encoded by the coding sequence ATGACAACGCCCGCGCATGTCGCGATCATCATGGATGGAAATGGACGCTGGGCCAAGGCGCGCGGTATGCCGAGGCTCGCCGGTCATCGCGCCGGCGTCGAGGCCCTGCGCAAGGCGGTGCGCGCCGCCCCGGATCTCGGCATCTCCTTCCTGACCGTCTACGCTTTCTCGTCGGAGAACTGGTCGCGGCCGAAGTCCGAGGTCAGCGACCTTATGGGTCTGTTGAAGCTGTTCATCCGTCGCGACCTTGCCGAGCTGCACCAGAGCGGCGTACGGGTCAGGATCATCGGCGACCGCACAGGGCTGCAGGCGGACATCAGGGGGCTGCTCGACGAGGCCGAATCGCTGACGATCCACAACACTTCGCTGACGCTGGTGATCGCCTTCAATTACGGCGGACGCGACGAGATCGTCCGCACGGCGCGCAAGCTTGCCGCGGCCGTGGCGCGCGGCGAAATGGACAGCGAGGCTATATCAGCCGAAAGCTTTGCCGGCTCTCTCGACACGCAAGGCATTCCCGATCCGGAGCTGGTCATCCGCACCAGCGGCGAACTGCGCCTGTCCAACTTCCTGTTGTGGCAGGCCGCCTACAGCGAACTCGTCTTCCTGCCGTGCTACTGGCCGGACTTCAACCGCGAGCATTTCGCCGAGGCCTTGCGCGAATATGCCGGCCGCGAGCGCCGCTTCGGCGGACTGGGCCCGCAGGACGTTGCTTCGCGGCCGGCCGCGGGATGA
- a CDS encoding phosphatidate cytidylyltransferase — protein MSNLQLRVMSAVVLAIVALGLTWLGGLPFRLLCAVMAAMIFYEWTRMSRPAAADGLGFLPEALMVIFVGALVAGLPARWLLPLVVILVATAAITAGVRKIGQWDAGGLAYACMSGLSLALLRDGDHSGLVAILFLFAVVWATDIFAYFVGRAVGGPKLAPSISPGKTRSGALGGAVGGVVAGLLLAAFAGAGNLALLGIVALVLSIVAQAGDLFESWVKRRHGRKDSGVLIPGHGGVMDRVDGLVAAALALYVIGWIAAGAEHPAQGLFPI, from the coding sequence ATGAGCAACCTTCAGCTGCGCGTCATGTCGGCTGTCGTGCTGGCCATTGTGGCCCTCGGCCTGACCTGGCTCGGCGGCCTGCCGTTCCGGCTGCTGTGCGCCGTCATGGCGGCAATGATCTTTTACGAGTGGACACGCATGTCGCGGCCCGCCGCGGCCGACGGGCTTGGTTTTCTCCCGGAAGCGCTGATGGTCATTTTCGTCGGCGCCCTGGTTGCCGGCCTGCCCGCACGGTGGCTGCTGCCGCTCGTCGTGATTCTGGTTGCGACAGCGGCGATCACCGCTGGAGTTCGCAAGATCGGCCAGTGGGACGCCGGCGGCCTTGCCTATGCCTGCATGTCGGGCCTGTCGCTTGCCCTGCTGCGCGACGGCGACCATTCGGGCCTCGTCGCGATCCTTTTCCTGTTCGCGGTCGTCTGGGCAACCGACATTTTTGCCTATTTCGTCGGGCGTGCCGTCGGCGGGCCCAAACTGGCGCCTTCGATCTCGCCCGGCAAGACCCGCAGCGGCGCCCTCGGCGGGGCGGTCGGTGGTGTCGTGGCAGGGCTTCTGCTTGCCGCCTTCGCCGGCGCCGGCAACCTGGCGTTGCTGGGTATTGTGGCGCTGGTGCTGTCGATCGTCGCCCAGGCCGGCGACCTCTTCGAATCCTGGGTCAAGCGGCGGCACGGCCGCAAGGATTCTGGCGTGCTCATCCCTGGGCATGGCGGCGTCATGGACCGTGTCGACGGGCTTGTCGCGGCCGCTCTTGCCCTATACGTCATCGGCTGGATCGCGGCGGGCGCCGAGCATCCGGCACAGGGGCTGTTTCCCATTTGA
- the rseP gene encoding RIP metalloprotease RseP, whose amino-acid sequence MNEILHAIFSTEGLFLGTLVPFLFVLTVVVFVHEMGHYLVGRWCGIGVRAFSIGFGPELIGFNDRHGTRWKLCAIPLGGYVKFVGDMNATSSQPTSEELETLTDEERKVAFHTQAIWKRAATVVAGPLFNFLLTIVVFSVLFAAYGRYVAEPMVAEVTTDSPAAKAGILPGDRFVSVDGSKVETFGDVQRLVSGRAGDTITFVMLRGGKEVTVTASPQLMEQEDALGNKVKVAVIGVVNNKELGQPRLITYTPVGAVAAAVEETGHVIERTGQFLQRFAVGREDKCQLGGPVKIADMAGKAAKLGFEWLVQLVALLSVGIGILNLLPIPPLDGGHLLFYGVEAVIRRPVSERMMEMAYRAGLLLVLCFMGFVFWNDLFGC is encoded by the coding sequence TTGAACGAGATTCTTCACGCGATTTTCAGCACGGAAGGCCTCTTTCTCGGCACGCTCGTGCCGTTTCTCTTCGTTCTGACCGTCGTGGTGTTCGTTCACGAGATGGGCCACTATCTCGTCGGCCGCTGGTGCGGCATCGGGGTCAGGGCCTTCTCAATCGGCTTCGGTCCGGAGCTCATCGGCTTCAACGACAGGCATGGTACGCGCTGGAAGCTTTGCGCCATACCGCTTGGCGGCTATGTCAAGTTTGTCGGCGACATGAACGCCACCTCCAGCCAGCCGACATCGGAAGAACTCGAAACGCTGACCGACGAGGAACGCAAGGTTGCCTTCCACACCCAGGCGATCTGGAAGCGCGCGGCAACGGTGGTGGCCGGGCCGCTGTTCAACTTCCTGCTGACGATCGTCGTCTTTTCCGTGCTGTTTGCCGCCTATGGGCGTTATGTCGCGGAGCCCATGGTGGCGGAGGTTACAACAGACAGTCCCGCGGCCAAGGCCGGCATCTTGCCAGGCGACCGATTCGTCAGCGTTGACGGCAGCAAGGTCGAAACCTTCGGCGACGTGCAGCGGCTGGTCTCGGGCCGCGCCGGCGACACCATCACCTTCGTCATGCTGCGCGGCGGCAAGGAGGTCACGGTGACCGCGTCGCCGCAGCTGATGGAGCAGGAGGACGCGCTCGGCAACAAGGTCAAGGTCGCCGTGATCGGCGTCGTCAACAACAAGGAACTCGGCCAGCCCCGCCTCATCACCTACACCCCGGTCGGAGCCGTTGCGGCGGCCGTTGAGGAAACCGGCCACGTCATCGAGCGCACCGGACAGTTCCTGCAGCGCTTCGCCGTCGGGCGCGAAGACAAGTGCCAGTTGGGTGGCCCGGTCAAGATCGCCGACATGGCCGGCAAGGCGGCCAAACTCGGTTTTGAATGGCTGGTGCAGCTCGTCGCGCTGCTGTCCGTTGGGATAGGCATTCTAAACCTTTTGCCGATTCCCCCCCTCGACGGCGGCCATCTGTTGTTCTACGGGGTGGAGGCCGTCATCCGCCGGCCGGTGTCGGAACGGATGATGGAAATGGCCTATCGGGCCGGTCTGCTTCTGGTGCTGTGCTTCATGGGGTTCGTGTTCTGGAACGATCTCTTTGGGTGCTGA
- the bamA gene encoding outer membrane protein assembly factor BamA codes for MKAASKFLNAASAAALSAALVVPGALAVQFVATSAAEAAVVSRVEVSGNQRVDADTIRNYITIKPGKAFSSSDVDSAVKALFGTGLFSDVQINQVGSTLVVKVSEYKVVNQVLFQGNKKLKDNALQAAVQLKPRGTFSQATLDSDVEAVKAAYRRIGRDDAGVTAQIMELGDNRVNVVFHITEGDRTQIAAINFVGNSAYSSRRLSDVINTKRSSWVSFILRDDVYDEDKLRADQELLRRFYYNHGYADFQVVSAVGELDNATNKYTVTITVQEGERYNFGDISVESTIPEVDSKSLESVVETRKGDVYNAKNVEDSIIALTEKVAGSGYAFAQVTPRGDRNFENHTISVVYTVDQGTKAYVERIEIRGNDRTRDYVIRREFDVSEGDAFNQVLIQRAKKRLEDLNYFDKVDISTVPGSAPDQVVLVVDVVEKSTGEFSVGAGYSTGGDSAGPSVEGSITERNFLGRGQFIKVSAGGGKNSRDYSLSFTEPYFLGRRIAAGFDIFKSTREYNNNYDSDTTGATIRFGLPITNSITTQLAYNISQEKYKVDDSCGPTTIGNPDGTCTISPAILDGIAQSPWIKSSISLGLVYNTIDDMKNPHEGIYANTTVEMAGLGGDAKFVKITGRGSIYQTLSEQLDLVGLISGGAGHVEAYGGDGNLRIFDQFQSTDRMIRGFAYNGIGPVDPTTGDHLGGVTYFNASAEAQFPLPVIPESFGLRGAVFADAATLYGSKINQHLNDGNPGNDIHIAGTGLELRASVGVGLMWASPFGPIRIDYAIPVKKQASDDVQEFNFGISTRF; via the coding sequence ATGAAGGCAGCATCCAAGTTTCTAAACGCCGCGTCAGCGGCGGCACTGTCCGCCGCTCTGGTCGTACCAGGTGCGCTCGCAGTGCAGTTCGTTGCCACATCGGCGGCCGAAGCCGCGGTCGTAAGCCGGGTGGAGGTGAGCGGCAACCAGCGTGTCGACGCCGATACCATCCGCAACTACATCACCATCAAGCCCGGCAAGGCCTTCTCCAGCTCCGATGTCGATAGCGCGGTCAAGGCGCTGTTCGGCACCGGCCTGTTCTCGGATGTCCAGATCAACCAGGTCGGCTCGACCCTGGTGGTCAAGGTTTCGGAATACAAGGTCGTCAACCAGGTGCTGTTCCAGGGCAACAAGAAGCTCAAGGACAACGCGCTTCAGGCAGCGGTTCAGCTCAAGCCGCGCGGCACGTTCTCTCAGGCTACGCTGGATTCGGATGTCGAGGCGGTCAAGGCCGCCTACAGGCGCATCGGCCGTGACGATGCCGGCGTGACCGCGCAGATCATGGAGCTTGGCGACAACCGCGTGAACGTGGTCTTCCACATCACCGAAGGCGATCGCACGCAGATCGCGGCAATCAATTTCGTCGGCAACAGCGCCTATTCCAGCCGCCGCCTGTCTGATGTGATCAACACCAAGCGCTCGTCCTGGGTCTCGTTCATCCTGCGCGACGACGTCTACGACGAAGACAAGCTGCGCGCCGACCAGGAGCTGCTGCGCCGCTTCTATTACAATCACGGTTATGCCGACTTCCAGGTCGTGTCCGCCGTCGGCGAGCTCGACAATGCGACCAACAAATACACGGTCACCATCACCGTCCAGGAAGGCGAGCGCTACAATTTTGGCGACATCAGCGTCGAAAGCACGATCCCGGAAGTCGACTCCAAGTCGCTGGAATCGGTGGTCGAAACCCGCAAGGGCGATGTCTACAATGCCAAGAACGTCGAAGACTCCATCATTGCGCTGACGGAGAAGGTGGCTGGTTCCGGCTATGCTTTCGCCCAGGTGACACCGCGCGGCGACCGCAACTTCGAGAACCACACGATCTCGGTGGTCTACACCGTCGACCAGGGCACCAAGGCCTATGTCGAGCGCATCGAGATCCGCGGCAACGACCGCACGCGTGACTATGTCATCCGTCGCGAATTCGATGTCAGCGAAGGCGATGCGTTCAACCAGGTGCTCATCCAGCGCGCGAAGAAGCGCCTGGAAGACCTGAATTATTTTGACAAAGTCGACATTTCGACCGTGCCTGGCTCGGCCCCTGACCAAGTCGTGCTGGTGGTCGACGTGGTCGAGAAGTCGACGGGTGAATTCTCGGTTGGCGCCGGCTATTCGACCGGCGGCGATTCAGCTGGACCGTCCGTCGAAGGATCGATCACCGAGCGCAACTTCCTCGGTCGCGGCCAGTTCATCAAAGTGTCGGCGGGTGGCGGCAAGAATTCGCGCGACTACAGCTTGTCCTTCACCGAGCCCTATTTCCTCGGGCGGCGCATCGCAGCCGGCTTCGACATTTTCAAGTCGACGCGGGAATACAATAACAATTACGACAGCGACACCACCGGCGCGACGATCCGCTTCGGGTTGCCGATCACCAACAGCATCACGACCCAGTTGGCGTACAACATCTCGCAAGAGAAATATAAAGTCGACGATAGTTGCGGTCCAACCACCATTGGAAATCCGGACGGCACCTGCACGATTTCACCGGCTATCCTGGATGGCATTGCTCAGAGTCCTTGGATCAAGTCGTCGATCAGCCTAGGGCTGGTTTACAACACGATCGACGACATGAAGAACCCGCATGAAGGCATCTATGCCAACACGACGGTCGAAATGGCCGGCTTGGGCGGTGACGCGAAGTTCGTAAAGATCACCGGTCGCGGTAGTATCTACCAGACGCTATCCGAGCAGCTTGATCTGGTCGGGCTGATTTCAGGCGGTGCAGGACATGTCGAGGCCTATGGCGGCGACGGTAATCTGCGTATCTTCGATCAGTTCCAAAGCACCGACCGCATGATCCGTGGCTTCGCGTATAATGGCATTGGTCCCGTGGACCCGACCACGGGTGATCATCTGGGGGGTGTGACTTATTTCAACGCCTCGGCCGAAGCGCAGTTCCCGTTGCCGGTTATTCCCGAGAGCTTCGGTCTGCGCGGTGCGGTGTTTGCGGACGCCGCAACGCTCTATGGCAGTAAGATCAATCAGCATCTAAACGATGGTAATCCCGGTAACGATATTCATATCGCTGGTACCGGCCTCGAATTGCGTGCGTCTGTCGGCGTTGGCCTGATGTGGGCTTCACCGTTCGGGCCGATCCGAATCGACTATGCGATCCCGGTCAAGAAGCAAGCGAGCGACGACGTGCAGGAATTCAACTTCGGCATATCGACCCGCTTCTGA
- the lpxD gene encoding UDP-3-O-(3-hydroxymyristoyl)glucosamine N-acyltransferase produces MTDPVFFAPSRRYTAAEVANLTGSVLVDSGQSDVLIEALAPANEGGANALVFVDGRRNSALMPSLRAAAVLCTAEFANKAPSSVAVLTHPRPQQAFALVGRLLFPTAATPGPMTSETGVSPHAHVDPTAHVEAGAIIEAGAVIGPGVSIGSGTVIAPNAVIGQSCQIGRDGYVGPGASIQYALIGNRVIIHGGARIGQDGFGFVGGAKGPERVPQIGRVVIQDDVEIGSNSTVDRGAMSDTIIGQGTKIDNLVQIAHNVRIGRNCIVAGLSGISGSVVVGDNVTMGGGVGLADHLTIGTGAKLAARSGFMSNVPAGEIWGGYPAQPMAEAMREIAMLRTMARARKQGKDNG; encoded by the coding sequence ATGACCGATCCGGTGTTCTTCGCGCCATCACGCCGGTATACGGCGGCCGAAGTCGCGAATCTGACCGGCTCGGTGCTTGTCGATTCCGGCCAATCCGACGTTTTGATCGAAGCGCTGGCGCCGGCCAATGAAGGCGGCGCCAATGCGCTTGTCTTCGTCGACGGCAGGCGTAATTCCGCGCTGATGCCGTCGCTGCGCGCGGCAGCGGTCCTGTGCACGGCCGAATTCGCAAACAAGGCGCCTTCCAGCGTCGCTGTCTTGACTCATCCACGGCCGCAGCAGGCTTTCGCGCTGGTTGGGCGCCTGCTGTTCCCGACAGCCGCCACGCCGGGGCCAATGACCAGTGAAACCGGTGTTTCGCCGCATGCCCATGTCGATCCGACGGCGCATGTCGAAGCCGGGGCTATCATCGAGGCCGGCGCGGTCATCGGGCCTGGTGTCTCGATCGGCAGCGGCACAGTCATTGCGCCCAACGCCGTCATCGGACAGTCCTGCCAGATTGGCCGTGACGGTTATGTCGGGCCGGGCGCCAGTATCCAGTACGCTCTGATCGGCAATCGGGTCATCATCCATGGTGGCGCCAGGATCGGCCAGGACGGCTTTGGCTTTGTCGGCGGCGCCAAGGGGCCGGAACGTGTTCCACAGATCGGACGCGTCGTCATCCAGGATGATGTCGAGATCGGCTCCAATTCCACCGTCGATCGTGGCGCCATGTCCGATACGATCATCGGGCAAGGCACCAAGATCGACAATCTCGTTCAGATCGCCCATAACGTCCGCATCGGCCGCAATTGTATAGTGGCCGGGCTATCGGGTATTTCCGGTTCCGTGGTGGTGGGTGACAATGTCACCATGGGCGGCGGTGTCGGGCTTGCGGATCATCTGACGATTGGTACAGGTGCCAAGCTTGCAGCCAGAAGTGGATTTATGAGCAATGTTCCCGCCGGCGAGATCTGGGGTGGCTATCCGGCGCAGCCGATGGCGGAAGCCATGCGAGAGATAGCCATGTTGCGCACGATGGCCAGGGCACGCAAGCAGGGCAAGGACAATGGCTGA
- the fabZ gene encoding 3-hydroxyacyl-ACP dehydratase FabZ, with protein MADMVAATTLEAVDILGLMKLLPHRYPFLMIDRIVDIDGDDSAIGIKNVTINEPHFQGHFPEQPVMPGVLIVEAMAQTAGAICIRSLGASKPSLVYFLTIDNAKFRKPVVPGDQLKIHVKKIKKRGNLLKFACEALVEGTKAAEAEISAMMVTGD; from the coding sequence ATGGCTGACATGGTGGCGGCGACAACGCTGGAAGCGGTCGACATATTGGGGCTGATGAAGCTCCTGCCGCACCGCTATCCCTTCCTGATGATCGACCGCATCGTGGATATCGACGGCGACGACTCCGCCATCGGCATCAAGAACGTGACCATAAACGAGCCGCATTTTCAGGGGCATTTCCCGGAGCAGCCGGTGATGCCTGGCGTGCTGATAGTCGAGGCCATGGCCCAGACGGCCGGAGCCATCTGCATCCGCAGCCTCGGGGCGTCGAAGCCATCGCTGGTCTATTTTCTGACCATCGACAACGCCAAATTCCGCAAACCGGTCGTCCCCGGCGACCAGTTGAAGATCCATGTCAAGAAAATCAAGAAGCGCGGCAACCTGCTCAAATTCGCCTGTGAAGCCCTGGTCGAAGGTACCAAGGCGGCCGAGGCCGAGATTTCAGCCATGATGGTCACCGGCGACTGA